The Arcobacter sp. LA11 genome includes a region encoding these proteins:
- a CDS encoding PAS domain-containing protein, translating into MSIDLGINEVKLDPTSMIVTETNEKGIIQYASKDFCKISGFSKEELIGQPHNMIRHNFMPKAAFADLWSTIQSGKKWVGIVINRTKDGGYYWVKAIVFPSKYVDGSTKYISVRVMPSQKEIDAVLELYPTMD; encoded by the coding sequence ATGTCTATTGATTTAGGGATAAATGAAGTTAAACTGGACCCGACAAGTATGATAGTTACTGAAACAAATGAAAAAGGCATTATCCAATATGCTAGTAAAGACTTTTGTAAAATCTCAGGATTTTCAAAAGAAGAACTTATTGGACAACCTCACAATATGATTAGGCATAATTTTATGCCAAAAGCCGCCTTTGCTGACCTTTGGAGTACTATTCAATCTGGCAAAAAATGGGTAGGTATAGTAATAAATAGAACTAAAGATGGTGGTTACTACTGGGTAAAAGCAATTGTTTTCCCTTCAAAATATGTTGATGGAAGTACCAAATATATCTCTGTTAGGGTTATGCCTTCACAAAAAGAGATTGATGCTGTGCTTGAATTATATCCAACAATGGATTAG
- a CDS encoding DUF2461 domain-containing protein, whose product MQFDGFKEEALTFLNEIEHNNNKVWFEANRHRWEKIILEPNKAYVEEMGEHLIALAPFIKAQPKAGGSLFKIYRDTRFSHDKTPIKIKIGIMFWQGVLHRMKCPCFYMQYKEKEVFLGTGIRVFKEELLKNYREYIKVEKNAKALHDIIEDLKQKGITIPEPHYKRIPAGFDKENKYAYLAKYNGMFVNKTFKPNKTFHSKKIINYNFKFYDSTLELFNWLDEFIKSIKK is encoded by the coding sequence ATGCAATTTGATGGATTTAAAGAAGAAGCCCTAACATTTTTAAATGAAATAGAACATAATAACAACAAAGTATGGTTTGAAGCAAATAGACACAGATGGGAAAAAATAATACTTGAACCAAATAAAGCCTATGTAGAAGAAATGGGGGAACACCTTATAGCTTTAGCTCCATTTATAAAAGCTCAACCAAAAGCAGGAGGTTCTTTATTTAAAATATATAGAGATACTAGATTTTCACATGATAAAACACCAATAAAAATCAAAATAGGAATTATGTTTTGGCAAGGAGTTCTACATAGAATGAAATGTCCATGTTTTTATATGCAATACAAAGAAAAAGAAGTATTTTTAGGTACAGGGATAAGAGTATTTAAAGAAGAGCTTCTTAAAAACTATAGAGAGTATATAAAAGTTGAAAAAAATGCAAAAGCCTTACACGATATTATTGAAGATTTAAAACAAAAAGGTATTACTATTCCTGAACCTCATTATAAAAGAATTCCAGCAGGATTTGATAAAGAAAATAAATATGCCTATCTTGCAAAATATAATGGTATGTTCGTAAACAAAACTTTTAAGCCAAATAAAACTTTCCATTCTAAGAAAATAATAAACTACAACTTCAAATTCTATGACTCAACATTAGAGCTTTTTAATTGGCTTGATGAGTTTATAAAAAGTATAAAAAAGTAA
- a CDS encoding CDP-glycerol glycerophosphotransferase family protein, with amino-acid sequence MNYKNCEIVAYFCGGINSYYQIKQWQKPFEELNKKHKLLYVITDYEVYLHFIKEQVFEVVYIQDFTNLIELYQENEFSITLYINNSLKNFQALRYSRGYHIHLNHGESEKESMRSNQSQAYDYIFTVGQRGVDRYAEYLLNFNSEKFIKVGRPQLDFINQLEIKKNKKQRVILYAPTWEATHPSMNYTSVPLYGVTLVKEILKNKNNILIYKPHSALGTRDEDALSANNEILQIISQSSNAYYMGEDDINDVFTLVDFAFFDNTSVMIDYLYTNKPAAYMEVLEDQSINELRKAFKTIDRKNFENFIEIMEDEILNDTNKKARKKVKEYYLGNYKKGESTKIFINKISEYIKIRNKKVKNLKK; translated from the coding sequence TTGAATTATAAAAATTGTGAGATAGTTGCCTATTTTTGTGGTGGTATAAATTCATACTATCAAATCAAACAATGGCAAAAGCCTTTTGAAGAACTAAATAAAAAACACAAACTGTTGTATGTAATTACTGATTATGAAGTATATTTACATTTTATCAAAGAGCAAGTTTTTGAAGTTGTATATATACAAGATTTTACAAATTTAATTGAACTGTATCAAGAAAATGAATTTTCTATTACTTTGTATATAAATAATTCACTTAAAAATTTTCAAGCACTTAGATATAGTAGAGGTTATCATATTCATTTAAATCATGGGGAGAGTGAAAAAGAGTCAATGAGATCTAATCAATCTCAAGCTTATGATTATATTTTTACTGTTGGACAAAGAGGTGTAGATAGATATGCTGAATATTTATTGAATTTTAACTCTGAAAAATTTATAAAAGTAGGTCGTCCTCAACTTGATTTTATTAATCAACTAGAAATAAAAAAGAATAAAAAACAAAGAGTTATTTTATATGCTCCAACTTGGGAGGCAACTCACCCTAGTATGAATTATACTTCTGTTCCTTTATATGGAGTAACTTTAGTAAAAGAAATTTTAAAAAATAAGAACAATATTCTGATTTACAAACCACACTCAGCTCTTGGAACAAGAGATGAAGATGCCTTAAGTGCAAATAACGAGATTTTACAGATAATAAGTCAATCTTCAAATGCTTATTATATGGGTGAAGATGATATCAATGATGTTTTCACTTTAGTTGATTTTGCTTTTTTTGATAATACTTCAGTGATGATTGATTATTTATATACAAACAAACCTGCAGCATATATGGAGGTTTTAGAAGATCAAAGTATAAACGAACTAAGAAAAGCTTTTAAAACAATTGATAGAAAAAACTTTGAAAATTTTATTGAGATTATGGAAGATGAAATTTTAAATGATACAAATAAAAAAGCAAGAAAAAAAGTTAAAGAATATTATTTAGGAAATTATAAAAAAGGTGAAAGTACAAAAATTTTTATAAATAAAATTTCTGAGTATATTAAGATTAGAAATAAAAAAGTAAAAAATTTAAAAAAATAG
- a CDS encoding adenylyltransferase/cytidyltransferase family protein, with product MKRILTFGTFDVFHYGHLKILERAANHADELIVGVSSDALNYKKKGRNPVFSEKERMDIISSLNFVDDVFLEESLELKREYILKHKADCLIMGCDWAGKFDEFNDICEVMYLPRTPDISTTEIIEKIKTL from the coding sequence ATGAAAAGAATTTTGACTTTTGGGACATTTGATGTATTTCATTACGGTCATTTGAAAATTTTAGAAAGAGCTGCTAATCATGCAGATGAACTTATTGTTGGTGTCTCTTCTGATGCGTTAAATTACAAGAAGAAAGGTAGAAATCCTGTTTTTTCAGAAAAAGAGAGAATGGATATAATATCTTCATTAAACTTTGTTGATGATGTCTTTTTAGAAGAGTCTTTAGAGTTGAAAAGAGAGTATATTCTAAAACATAAAGCTGATTGTTTAATTATGGGATGTGATTGGGCAGGTAAGTTTGATGAGTTTAACGATATTTGCGAAGTTATGTACTTACCAAGGACACCTGATATTTCAACTACTGAAATAATAGAAAAAATTAAAACATTATAA
- a CDS encoding M15 family metallopeptidase, protein MIEGNSYKKDCPIELNNLRYLNLSYIDFEGNTKIGELIVHKDVSIEIVDIFKKLYETKYPIYKMELVSNYKGNDFDSIEANNTSAYNCRNIEGTTKWSRHAYGKAIDINPIQNPYISKTGNISHKESLKYEKRAHINLDNPNDKSMILKDDYIVKVFKKYRWVWGGDWRTIKDYQHFDKRE, encoded by the coding sequence ATAATTTAAGATATTTAAACCTAAGTTATATAGATTTTGAAGGTAATACAAAAATAGGGGAGCTAATAGTTCATAAAGATGTCTCTATTGAGATAGTTGATATTTTTAAAAAACTATATGAAACGAAATACCCTATATATAAAATGGAATTAGTTTCAAACTACAAAGGAAATGATTTTGATTCAATAGAAGCAAATAATACTTCTGCATATAACTGTAGAAATATTGAAGGTACTACAAAATGGTCAAGACATGCTTATGGTAAAGCTATTGATATAAATCCTATTCAAAATCCATATATCTCAAAAACTGGAAATATATCCCATAAAGAGTCACTAAAATATGAAAAGAGAGCTCATATAAATTTAGATAATCCAAATGATAAATCAATGATTTTAAAAGATGATTATATTGTAAAAGTATTTAAAAAATATAGATGGGTTTGGGGAGGAGATTGGCGTACTATAAAAGATTATCAACATTTTGATAAAAGAGAATAG
- the cas5a gene encoding type I-A CRISPR-associated protein Cas5a has product MFKNTRIGTKIFISSSIGILALIIIIGTTLGGLHKIRLEINEIDNYLVPINTIITELERDILKEEILAYQLVIAGKDVKSKKYIDLEKKIEELEHETEKVIKKTRVLLLDAEKNTISDEIKKDYQTLLKILTRLEKKQKEFEVSIKKFETHLKEGDLSHYDEELNEIKSELIQMEHDTEEMIKNANRALAYVVHQSEEHEEQLENLLWIISVITFIIVIISALILIRNIKSSINIFNKNLLHFFRFLDRETNELELAKNTTQDELGEMNKLLRSKMEKIQDEMESDLGAFGEIMSFSEKMADGQFTSRIILKAANPRINHVVGALNDLAKILQKNNDEILKILKEYKEYKYVNRIDDNGLGGYLKSIAEGTNFLGDAICQMLTENKKNGLTLTNSSNNLLENVNTLNMNSNDAAARLEETAAAAEQVASNIASNTENVVQMASYANMLTTAAKDGERLAEETTSAMNTIDEQVTAISEAISVIDQIAFQTNILSLNAAVEAATAGEAGKGFAVVAQEVRNLAARSAEAANEIKALVENATSKATDGKNISEKMIKGYNGLNENISNTIELINQVESSSKEQKVGVEQINDSINSLDAQTQKNAAIAAQANDTAKESNALAQLILEKAEEKEFIEK; this is encoded by the coding sequence ATGTTTAAAAATACTAGAATCGGAACAAAAATATTTATTTCATCATCAATTGGAATACTTGCTTTAATAATCATAATAGGAACAACACTTGGTGGTTTACATAAGATTAGACTTGAAATCAATGAAATTGATAATTATTTAGTGCCTATAAATACAATAATCACTGAATTAGAAAGAGATATATTAAAAGAAGAAATTTTAGCATATCAACTTGTTATTGCAGGGAAAGATGTAAAATCAAAAAAATATATTGATTTAGAAAAAAAAATAGAAGAACTTGAACATGAAACAGAAAAAGTCATAAAGAAAACTAGAGTTTTACTTTTAGATGCTGAAAAAAATACTATTTCAGATGAAATAAAAAAAGACTACCAAACATTATTAAAAATTTTAACAAGGTTAGAAAAAAAGCAAAAAGAATTTGAAGTCTCAATAAAAAAGTTTGAAACGCATTTAAAAGAAGGTGATCTCTCACACTATGATGAAGAGTTAAACGAAATTAAATCTGAATTAATACAAATGGAACATGATACAGAAGAGATGATAAAAAATGCTAATAGAGCTTTAGCATATGTTGTTCATCAAAGTGAAGAACATGAAGAACAATTAGAAAATTTACTTTGGATAATTAGTGTTATAACTTTTATTATTGTAATAATATCAGCGTTAATACTTATAAGAAATATTAAAAGTTCTATTAATATTTTCAATAAAAACTTATTACATTTTTTTAGATTTTTAGATAGAGAGACAAATGAACTTGAACTAGCAAAAAATACTACGCAAGATGAATTAGGAGAAATGAATAAATTATTAAGAAGTAAGATGGAAAAAATTCAAGATGAAATGGAATCTGATTTGGGTGCATTTGGTGAAATCATGAGTTTTAGTGAAAAAATGGCAGATGGACAATTTACTTCAAGAATTATATTAAAAGCTGCTAACCCTAGAATAAATCACGTAGTAGGTGCTTTAAATGATTTAGCAAAAATTTTACAAAAAAACAATGATGAGATTTTAAAAATACTAAAAGAGTATAAAGAGTATAAATACGTAAATAGAATAGATGATAATGGTCTAGGAGGATATTTAAAATCAATTGCAGAAGGAACAAACTTCTTAGGCGATGCAATTTGTCAAATGCTAACTGAAAACAAGAAAAATGGACTTACTCTTACAAATTCTAGTAATAATTTACTTGAAAATGTAAATACTTTAAATATGAACTCAAATGATGCAGCGGCAAGACTTGAAGAAACAGCAGCTGCAGCAGAACAAGTTGCAAGTAACATAGCAAGTAATACTGAAAATGTAGTTCAAATGGCTTCTTATGCAAATATGTTAACAACAGCAGCTAAAGATGGTGAAAGACTAGCAGAAGAAACTACTTCAGCAATGAATACAATTGATGAACAAGTTACTGCAATTAGTGAAGCTATTTCAGTAATTGATCAAATTGCATTTCAAACAAATATCTTATCATTAAATGCAGCAGTTGAAGCAGCAACAGCAGGTGAAGCAGGAAAAGGTTTTGCAGTTGTTGCCCAAGAAGTAAGAAACCTAGCAGCAAGAAGTGCAGAAGCAGCAAATGAAATCAAAGCTTTAGTAGAAAATGCAACTTCAAAAGCAACAGATGGTAAAAATATTTCAGAAAAAATGATTAAAGGATACAATGGTCTTAATGAAAACATCTCTAATACTATTGAATTGATTAATCAAGTTGAATCATCTAGTAAAGAACAAAAAGTCGGAGTAGAACAAATCAATGACTCTATTAATTCTTTAGATGCACAAACTCAGAAAAATGCAGCAATTGCAGCACAAGCAAATGATACAGCAAAAGAATCAAATGCACTAGCACAATTGATTCTTGAAAAAGCAGAAGAAAAAGAATTTATAGAAAAATAA
- a CDS encoding DEAD/DEAH box helicase — MKKFIEFNFHSSINKAIEDQGYENPTAVQRKVIPIINKKIDVIAASKSGTGKTASYVLPMLNKVNNDLNFNNRVLRGLILVPTRELVEQVSKSLSEYGKHLKVKHTKIMGGTSRTKQGETLSGGIDIVVATAGRLLDLERDELIDLSSVNFIVLDEADTMLEMGFIKEIETIFSLCSPYRQIVMCSATVSQNIRKLAKEFLRDPVTVQIHDRRDRVDIIKHEAFKVDVKRKKELVAHILKTTKHEQVLLFVNKKDSANAAFEYFRSQGIKIAAIHGDVEYKNRVQAIKDFRSKKVKVLVATDIAARGLDIKELPLVINYTLPEATDEFTHRVGRTGRAGNKGTVISMLTVEDYNHFSKIERDLRLNVKREIHEDFPLKDRQPRQKPMKKKMTLSEKKGHYKKKQTAREDAPKKSGAKSKKTTKRDAKRSFRK; from the coding sequence ATCAAAAAATTTATAGAATTTAATTTTCATTCTTCAATAAACAAAGCAATTGAAGACCAAGGTTATGAAAATCCAACAGCAGTACAAAGAAAAGTAATACCTATTATAAATAAAAAGATAGATGTAATTGCAGCTTCTAAATCAGGTACTGGTAAGACAGCTTCATACGTATTGCCTATGTTAAATAAAGTTAACAATGACCTAAACTTTAACAATAGAGTGTTAAGAGGACTTATTTTAGTTCCAACACGTGAGCTTGTAGAACAAGTATCTAAATCACTTTCTGAGTATGGAAAACATTTAAAAGTAAAACATACTAAAATCATGGGTGGAACTAGCAGAACAAAGCAAGGTGAAACTTTAAGTGGTGGAATTGATATTGTTGTTGCTACTGCTGGAAGATTACTTGATTTAGAACGTGATGAACTTATTGATTTAAGTTCTGTTAATTTTATTGTTTTAGATGAAGCAGATACTATGCTTGAGATGGGCTTTATAAAAGAGATTGAAACTATCTTCTCTTTATGTTCTCCTTATAGACAAATAGTAATGTGTTCAGCAACAGTTTCTCAAAATATTAGGAAACTTGCAAAAGAGTTTTTAAGAGACCCTGTAACTGTTCAAATTCATGATAGACGAGATAGAGTTGATATTATTAAACATGAAGCTTTTAAAGTAGATGTAAAAAGAAAAAAAGAACTTGTTGCTCATATTTTGAAAACAACTAAACATGAACAAGTGTTACTTTTCGTAAATAAAAAAGATAGTGCAAATGCAGCTTTTGAATACTTTAGATCTCAAGGAATTAAAATAGCTGCTATTCATGGTGATGTAGAATATAAAAACAGAGTACAAGCTATCAAGGACTTTAGAAGTAAGAAAGTAAAAGTTTTAGTTGCTACTGATATTGCTGCACGTGGACTTGATATTAAAGAACTTCCTTTAGTTATAAATTATACTCTTCCTGAAGCGACTGATGAGTTTACTCATAGAGTAGGGAGAACTGGACGTGCTGGAAATAAAGGAACTGTAATAAGTATGCTTACAGTTGAGGACTATAACCATTTTAGCAAGATTGAAAGAGATTTAAGACTAAATGTAAAAAGAGAAATACATGAAGATTTTCCTTTAAAAGATAGACAACCTAGACAAAAACCTATGAAAAAGAAAATGACTTTGAGTGAAAAAAAAGGTCACTATAAAAAGAAACAAACTGCAAGAGAAGATGCTCCTAAAAAAAGTGGTGCAAAATCTAAAAAAACTACAAAAAGAGATGCTAAAAGAAGCTTTAGAAAATAG
- a CDS encoding YgjP-like metallopeptidase domain-containing protein, whose product MKSLKYLEHYPSHIKTQVQQLISDKKLDKYLLKNYPKSHDIKSDKALYDYTIDLKNNFLKKSLPLSKVIYDGKINVINDALGLHTFISRVQGGKLKSKNEIRVASMFKNCPEEFLRMIIVHELSHIKEKSHDKAFYKLCTYMEPSYHQYELDLRIYLTYVDKFGKLYF is encoded by the coding sequence ATGAAGTCATTAAAATATTTAGAACATTATCCTTCTCATATCAAAACGCAAGTACAACAACTAATAAGTGACAAAAAATTAGACAAATATTTACTGAAAAATTATCCAAAATCTCATGATATAAAAAGCGATAAAGCTTTGTATGATTATACGATTGATTTAAAAAATAATTTTTTAAAAAAATCACTTCCTCTTAGTAAAGTAATTTATGATGGAAAGATAAATGTTATCAATGATGCACTTGGTTTACACACCTTTATCTCACGAGTTCAAGGTGGAAAGTTAAAAAGTAAAAATGAGATTAGAGTAGCTTCTATGTTTAAAAATTGTCCAGAAGAGTTTTTACGAATGATTATTGTTCATGAGCTATCACATATAAAAGAAAAAAGTCATGATAAAGCTTTTTATAAACTTTGTACTTATATGGAACCATCATATCACCAATATGAATTAGATTTGAGAATCTATCTTACTTATGTTGATAAGTTTGGAAAGCTTTACTTTTAA
- a CDS encoding CatB-related O-acetyltransferase: MVKEKKDINYISKDAKVGKNTVLNAPVRLVGTANVKHSCNVGNYTFINSGTTLFPGTKMGKYCSIGKNCELGAFDHPTTWLSSSAIQYNLKLHFPDYIEDFEQKKIERPKETVFGNDVWVGSLAVVKRGLTIGNGAIVAGGSVVVKDVPPYAIVGGVPAKVLKYRFDEEIIKRLEKVKWWDMPVEDLKDISFDDIEKALEELESK, encoded by the coding sequence ATGGTAAAAGAGAAAAAAGATATTAACTATATATCAAAAGATGCAAAAGTTGGTAAAAATACAGTTCTAAATGCTCCTGTAAGATTAGTTGGTACTGCAAATGTAAAACATTCTTGTAATGTAGGTAACTATACATTTATTAATAGTGGTACTACTCTTTTCCCTGGAACAAAGATGGGTAAATATTGCTCTATAGGAAAGAATTGTGAATTAGGTGCTTTTGATCATCCAACTACTTGGCTTAGCTCTTCTGCTATTCAATACAATTTAAAACTTCATTTTCCAGATTATATAGAAGATTTTGAACAAAAAAAGATAGAGAGACCAAAAGAGACAGTTTTTGGAAATGATGTATGGGTTGGTTCATTAGCTGTTGTAAAAAGAGGATTAACAATTGGCAATGGAGCTATTGTTGCAGGTGGTTCAGTTGTTGTTAAAGATGTTCCTCCTTATGCAATTGTAGGTGGAGTCCCTGCAAAAGTTTTAAAATATAGATTTGATGAAGAAATTATAAAAAGATTAGAAAAAGTAAAGTGGTGGGATATGCCTGTAGAGGATTTAAAAGATATTTCATTTGATGATATTGAAAAAGCATTAGAAGAACTTGAATCAAAATAA